In a single window of the Antedon mediterranea chromosome 1, ecAntMedi1.1, whole genome shotgun sequence genome:
- the LOC140040929 gene encoding uncharacterized protein, with protein sequence MHLRKHTRETQYQREHCGKKFKQNGNLEILLRKYTGETPYDCEHGDAPYECEHCGKKFKHNGDLKRHLRIHTGEAPYECEHCGKKFKQNGNLKIHLRKHTGETPYECEHCGKKFKLNGNLKIHLRIHTGKTPYECEHCGKKFKLNGNLKRHLRIHTGDTPYECEHCGKKFKQSWNLKMHLRTHTGETPYECEHCGKKFKHNGDLKRHLRIHTGETPYECEHCGKKFKHNGDLKRHLRIHTGEAPYECEHCGKKFKLRWNLKFHLGTHTGDTPYECEHCGKKFKRSGSLKIHLRTHTGETPYECQHCGKKFKQNGNLKMHLRTHTGQAPYECAHCGKKFKHNGDLKRHLRIHTGEAPYECEHCGKKFKQNGVLKRHLRTHTRKASYECEHCGKKFKQNGVLKRHLRTHTRKASYECEHCGTKFTRNATLNAHLKTHNTPYEIYLLMNEYDFNKEEFNSVNTNMKCKCEHCGDEFEFRDLKEHLGIHVHSKEFKCENSEDFLLNGQTPYYDFEHCRPRIEESKHFGLPIVEKSSYEFEHCRNDESENSSNTAVEASYELEHCRNEENENLGNTIHTRETQHECEHCGKTFKQNANLKKHLRIHTGEAPFECKHCGKNFKERGNLNKHLRMHTGEKPYDCEYCGKKFRSSVNLTKHLRVHTGEKPYECEQCQRKFKHSGQLKIHFRTHTGETPYGCEHCGKKFK encoded by the exons atgcatttgagaaaACACACAAGAGAGACACAATATCAacgtgaacattgtggtaagaaatttaaacaaaatggaaatttagAGATTCTTTTGAGAAAatacacaggagagacaccatatgattGTGAACATGGTG AcgcaccatatgaatgtgaacattgtggtaagaaatttaaacacaatggggacttgaaaagacatttgagaatacacacaggagaggcaccatatgaatgtgaacattgtggtaagaaatttaaacaaaatggaaatttgaagatacatttgagaaaacacacaggagagacaccatatgaatgtgaacattgtggaaagaaatttaaactaaatggaaatttgaagatacatttgagaatacacacaggaaagacaccatatgaatgtgaacattgtggtaagaaatttaaactcaatggaaatttgaaaagacatttgagaatacacacaggagatacaccttatgaatgtgaacattgtgggaagaaatttaaacaaagctggaatttgaaaatgcatttgagaacacacacaggagagacaccatatgaatgtgaacattgtggtaagaaatttaaacacaatggagacttgaaaagacatttgagaatacacacaggagagacaccatatgaatgtgaacattgtggtaagaaatttaaacacaatggggacttgaaaagacatttgagaatacacacaggagaggcaccatatgaatgtgaacattgtggtaagaaatttaaactaaggtggaatttgaaatttcatttgggaacacacacaggagacacaccatatgaatgtgaacattgtggtaagaaatttaaacgaaGTGGAAgtttgaagatacatttgagaacacacacaggagagacaccatatgaatgtcaacattgtggtaagaaatttaaacaaaatggaaatttgaaaatgcatttgagaacacacacaggacaggcaccatatgaatgtgcacattgtggtaagaaatttaaacacaatggggacttgaaaagacatttgagaatacacacaggagaggcaccatatgaatgtgaacattgtggtaagaaatttaaacaaaatggggttttgaaaagacatttgagaacacacacaagAAAGGcatcatatgaatgtgaacattgtggtaagaaatttaaacaaaatggggttttgaaaagacatttgagaacacacacaagAAAGGcatcatatgaatgtgaacattgtggaacgAAATTTACACGGAATGCTACTTTGAATgcacatttaaaaacacataacACACCTTATGAAATTT atttattgatgAATGAATATGACTTCAACAAAGAAGAATTTAACAGTGTAAATACCAACATGAAATGcaaatgtgaacactgtggagATGAATTTGAGTTCAGGGATTTGAAGGAACATTTAGGAATACACGTACATAGTAAAGAGTTTAAATGTGAAAACTCCGAGGATTTTCTGCTAAATGGCCAAACACCATATTATGACTTTGAACATTGTAGGCCTAGAATTGAAGAAAGTAAACATTTTGGACTACCCATTGTCGAAAAATCTTCATATGAATTTGAACATTGTCGAAATGACGAAAGTGAGAATTCAAGTAACACTGCCGTAGAAGCTTCGTATGAATTAGAACATTGTCGAAATGAAGAAAATGAGAATTTGGGAAACACC attcacaCAAGAGAGACACaacatgaatgtgaacattgtgggaagacaTTTAAACAGAATGCGAATTTGAAAaagcatttgagaatacacacaggagaagcACCATTTGAATGTAAACACTGTGGGAAGAATTTTAAAGAAAGGGGGAATTTAAACAAGCATTTGCGGATGCatacaggagagaaaccatatgattgtgaatactgtgggaagaaatttagatCTAGTGTAAATTTGACAAAacatttgagagtacacacaggagagaagcCATACGAATGTGAACAGTGTCAAAGgaaatttaaacacagtgggcaattaaaaatacattttagaaCTCACACAGGGGAGACACCGTATggatgtgaacattgtggaaagaaatttaaatag
- the LOC140040936 gene encoding uncharacterized protein encodes MAITEKTAVRTILKTIMIKTGKKNTLKSRMEFKCEHCGDKFELSDLKEHLGIHVRFKELKCENTNEVEPQDKTPYEKEGENLEINAAIETSYKCEHCGKQFGQKEDLKQHLQIHREEKPYECEQCNKRFKQNANLKKHLRIHTGETPYECEHCEKKFKERGNLNKHLRLHSGETPYECEHCGKKFKCSENLKKHLRIHTGKKPYECEHCGKKFAQSGAMKTHVRIHTGEKPYECEQCGKKFGASGSLKKHLRVHTGEKPFECKYCSKKFSSKKYLIVHTRLHTGEQLYECEYCGKKINNKENWRKHVMLHTGERPYECEHCGKKFRGNGNLKLHLRIHTGEKPFECEYCGKKFNDKGQWKKHVMLHTGERPYGCEHCGKKFRGNKNFKLHLRIHTGEKPFECEHCGKKFQWRETFKNHLRIHTGETPYGCEHCGMKFKGGNQLEIHLRIHTKITPPSHNLEQNKGNVNVKSPLKILRATPSGSYGCEQKFINNFITHKRETESKCEHCGIKFETIEYLKSHLRIHIKKEIPSYECEQKCITNFITYKKETPYGMEHKRETPYGKEHKEKTPYGMEHKENSTPHEIEHKGETPYEMEHKGDIPYEMEHKGETPYEMEHKDICGERRLKFDFIDKQKLIDQVKKRKTNMKYKCEHCGDKFKLSDLKEHLGIHVHFKELKDYEHFQLHDQKRKEIENLEIHTTEETSFEHFGNKENENLGVCTDEETSYECENCGMQFNKIDVLNKHLKIHTSETPYECEHCGKNFKQNANFKKHLRIHTGETPYECEHCRKKFKERGNLNKHLRVHTGEKPYECEHCGKKFSCSQNLKKHLRVHTGETPYECEHCGRKFKQSGKLKVHVRSHTGETPFECEQCGKKFKANANLKDHFRVHTEETPYECIFCTKKFKSNGSLNSHLKLHTGNLPYECEQCGRKCASNGILKKHLRIHREERPYECEHCGKTFKTNEGLKSHLKTHGEPRYKCEYCGVKYQDKRCFQMHLERHTIGNECEDYIIKSNCNDMFNLRTEETSHGNIYNLHTF; translated from the exons ATGGCAATCACCGAGAAGACGGCAGT TCGTACAATATTAAAGACAATCATGATAAAAACAggtaaaaaaaatactttaaaaagcCG CATGGAGTTcaaatgtgaacactgtggagATAAATTTGAGTTAAGTGATTTGAAGGAGCATTTAGGAATACATGTCCGTTTTAAAGagttaaaatgtgaaaacacaAACGAAGTTGAACCACAAGATAAGACACCCTATGAGAAAGAAGGTGAGAATTTGGAAATAAACGCTGCCATAGAAACTTcatataaatgtgaacattgtgggaagcaATTTGGACAAAAAGAAGATTTGAAACAACATTTGCAAATACACAGAgaagagaaaccatatgaatgtgaacaatgtAATAAAAGATTTAAACAGAATGCGAATTTGAAGAAACATTTGAGAAttcacacaggagagacaccatatgaatgtgagcattgtgagaaaaaatttaaagaaagggGGAATTTGAACAAACATTTGCGTTTACACTCAGGAGAGACACCGTacgaatgtgaacattgtggtaaaaaatttaaatgtagcgagaatttgaaaaaacatttgagaatacacacaggaaaaaaaccttatgaatgtgaacattgtgggaagaaatttgcACAAAGCGGGGCAATGAAAACTCATGTCAGAATTCACACAGGAgaaaaaccatatgaatgtgaacaatgtggGAAGAAATTTGGAGCTAGtggttctttaaaaaaacatctgAGAGTACATACTGGAGAAAAACCATTTGAATGTAAATATTGTTCAAAGAAATTTAGctctaaaaaatatttaatagtacACACACGGTTACACACAGGAGAGCAactatatgaatgtgaatattgtgggaagaaaattaacaataaagaaaaCTGGAGAAAACATGTGATgctacacacaggagagagaccatatgaatgtgagcattgtggaaagaaatttagagGTAAtggaaatttaaaattacatttgagaATTCACACTGGAGAgaaaccatttgaatgtgaatattgtgggaagaaatttaacgATAAAGGACAATGGAAAAAACATGTGATgctacacacaggagagagacCATATGGATGTGagcattgtggaaagaaatttagaggcaataaaaattttaaattacatttgagAATTCACACTGGAGAgaaaccatttgaatgtgaacattgtggtaagaaattccAATGGCGGGAGACCTTCAAAaatcatttgagaatacacacaggagaaacaccttatggatgtgaacattgtgggatgaAATTTAAAGGAGGAAACCAATTGGAAATACATTTGAgaattcacacaaaaataacgCCACCATCTCATAATTTGGAACAGAACAAAGgtaatgtaaatgtaaaatcACCGTTGAAAATACTCAGAGCGACACCATCTGGATCTTATGGATGTGaacaaaaatttataaataattttataacacACAAGAGAGAGACAGAATctaaatgtgaacattgtggaataAAATTCGAAActattgaatatttaaaatcgcatttgagaatacacataAAAAAGGAAATACCGTCTTATGAATGTGAACAGAAATGTATAACTAATTTTATAACCTACAAGAAAGAGACACCATATGGAATGGAACATAaaagagagacaccatatggAAAGGAACATAAAGAGAAGACACCATATGGAATGGAACATAAAGAAAATAGTACACCACATGAAATAGAACATaaaggagagacaccatatgaaatggaacatAAAGGAGATATaccatatgaaatggaacataaaggagagacaccatatgaaatggaacatAAAG aTATATGTGGAGAACGACGATTGAAATTTGACTTTATTGATAAACAAAAACTAATCGATCAAGTAAAAAAGAGGAAAACCAACATGAAGTAcaaatgtgaacactgtggagATAAATTTAAGTTAAGTGATTTGAAGGAACATTTAGGAATACATGTGCATTTTAAAGAGTTAAAAGACTACGAGCATTTTCAACTACATGATCAAAAACGAAAAGAAATTGAGAATTTGGAAATACACACCACCGAAGAAACTTCATTTGAACATTTTGGGAATAAAGAAAATGAGAATTTAGGAGTATGCACCGATGAAGAAACTTCGTATGAATGTGAAAATTGTGGAAtgcaatttaacaaaattgatgttttaaataaacatttgaaaatacacacaagcgagacaccatatgaatgtgaacattgtggaaaaaaTTTTAAACAGAATGCTAAtttcaaaaaacatttgagaattcacacaggagaaacaccatatgaatgtgaacattgtaggaagaaatttaaagaaagggggaatttgaataaacatttgagagtacacacaggagagaaaccatatgaatgtgaacattgtggaaagaaatttagctGCAGtcagaatttgaaaaaacatttgagagtacacacaggagaaacaccatatgaatgtgaacattgtggaagaaaatttaaacaaagtggaaAATTAAAAGTACACGTTAGATCTCACACGGGAGAGAcgccatttgaatgtgaacaatgtggTAAGAAATTCAAAGCTAATGCAAATTTGAAAGATCATTTTAGAGTACATACAGAAGAGACGCCATATGaatgtatattttgtacaaaGAAATTTAAGTCTAATGGGTCTTTAAACTCACATTTGAAATTACACACAGGAAACttaccatatgaatgtgaacaatgtggGAGGAAATGTGCCTCTaatggaatattaaaaaaacatttgagaattcaCAGAGAAGAgagaccatatgaatgtgaacattgtgggaagacatttaaaacaaatgaaggattaaaatcacatttgaaaacaCATGGAGAGCCACGGTATAAATGCGAATATTGTGGAGTGAAATACCAAGATAAAAGGTGCTTCCAAATGCATTTGGAAAGACACACAATAGGGAATGAATGTGAAGATTATATTATCAAATCCAATTGCAATGATATGTTT
- the LOC140055256 gene encoding uncharacterized protein, with translation MRKLVQLFTKIVKQHEGLEMINYRSDRLKERMKQDFPQLCFHKPYRKNQCEMVFTEELSTGSVLDRIKSSEEEYSTTGESSSEIEIENTILAIHHDISLEKVRTVFNAGTIVHNEIKDSPAMSCNWPPISDDINLKEAIKMIPFHLYNLIAWCIGVTFEPNMATYVDVSPETMLKFYPFARTLFI, from the exons ATGCGGAAATTGGTACAATTGTTTACAAAGATTGTTAAACAGCATGAAGGGCTTGAAATGATTAATTACAG ATCTGATAGACTTAAAGAACGAATGAAGCAAGACTTTCCGCAATTGTGCTTCCACAAGCCTTATCGTAAAAACCAATGTGAGATGGTATTTACAGAGGAACTTTCAACTGGAAGTGTGTTAGATCGTATCAAGTCATCTGAAGAGGAGTATTCAACAACTGGTGAATCTAGCTCTGAAATAGAAATTGAAAACACCATTCTAGCAATACATCATGACATAAGTCTAGAAAAGGTTAGAACTGTTTTTAATGCAGGTACAATTGTACACAACGAAATAAAAGATTCACCTGCTATGAGTTGTAATTGGCCTCCAATATCAGACGATATAAATTTGAAGGAAGCAATAAAGATGATTCCATTTCACCTTTACAACTTAATTGCATGGTGTATTGGTGTCACATTTGAACCAAACATGGCAACTTATGTCGATGTATCTCCTGAGACCATGTTAAAATTTTATCCATTTGCCAGGACAttgtttatttaa